The Paracoccus sp. MC1862 genome includes a window with the following:
- a CDS encoding LPS-assembly protein LptD, protein MMTAPARILRRGTAALAIGLALATAASAQTDLTAPSVPFVGRGGPALAPTESNRRGDRLADGTSFTALPVVIAPRRPPARVETPPEPDDAATLLADHVDLSGDRVLTASGGVVIWFRGARLIAERVIYDGNAGTLAIEGPIHLTEPGSESTQSEVILIADAAQLDEDLQDGLLTGARMVLARELQFAAAEVRRTGQGRMTTLTHVVASSCQVCASDPTPLWEIRARRITHDAETRRIHFDRPQFRAFGLPVATLPVLSAPDPTVERMTGFLAPRFRTTSGLGFGVMLPYFITLGDSADLTLTPYVSASRTSTLGLRYRQAFVNGAAEINGAISDDDLASGTRGYLFANAAFRLPRDYLLGLQLQTASDRAYLLDYDITDADRLWSGVTLDRVARDRLVTARVGRYEALRDEEDNAAFPDLVADALWERRFRPALIGGEGGVQLSVHAHRRRSGEDIEGRDMARGSARLDWQRNEILPLGIVAAMQGRLDADLYRIRDDSRFDATEARATPVGAIELRWPLLSRGGPAANLLEPVLQAVWSPELDNEDEVPNEDSRLIEFDEGNLFSLDRLPGRDAVEGGLRANLGLTWTRIDPAGWSLGVTAGRVLRNDPDPAFERGGEVLSGRQSDWLLSATYSDSSGLAVANRALFDSDLSIHRDELRVGWLRPGLELSAGYLWIDARTEEGRPRDVSELTATTGWQVAQGWRATAETRYDFAADRAQKAELGLEYRNECVTVDLSVSRRFTSSDTVRADTDVGLSVRLGGFGRSRADGVATVARRSCLR, encoded by the coding sequence ATGATGACCGCGCCTGCCCGCATCCTCCGCCGCGGCACGGCCGCCCTGGCCATCGGCCTTGCGCTGGCGACCGCCGCCTCGGCGCAGACTGACCTGACCGCGCCCTCGGTTCCTTTCGTGGGCAGAGGCGGGCCGGCACTTGCGCCGACGGAATCGAACCGGCGCGGCGACCGGCTGGCCGACGGAACCAGCTTCACCGCGCTGCCTGTGGTGATCGCGCCCCGGCGGCCGCCCGCGCGGGTCGAAACGCCGCCCGAGCCGGATGACGCGGCCACGCTTCTTGCCGATCACGTCGATCTGTCGGGCGACCGGGTGCTGACCGCATCGGGCGGGGTCGTGATCTGGTTCCGCGGCGCGCGGCTGATCGCCGAGCGGGTGATCTATGACGGCAATGCGGGCACGCTGGCGATCGAGGGGCCGATCCACCTGACCGAGCCGGGCAGCGAGAGCACCCAATCGGAAGTCATCCTGATCGCCGACGCCGCGCAACTGGACGAGGACCTGCAGGACGGGCTGCTGACCGGCGCCCGGATGGTGCTGGCGCGCGAACTGCAGTTCGCCGCAGCCGAGGTCCGCCGCACCGGCCAGGGCCGGATGACCACGCTGACCCATGTGGTCGCTTCCTCCTGCCAGGTCTGCGCTTCGGACCCCACGCCCTTGTGGGAGATCCGCGCCCGCCGCATCACCCATGACGCCGAAACCCGGCGCATCCATTTCGACCGCCCGCAGTTCCGCGCCTTCGGCCTGCCTGTCGCGACCCTGCCCGTGCTGTCCGCCCCCGATCCCACGGTCGAGCGGATGACCGGCTTCCTCGCGCCCCGCTTCCGCACGACCTCGGGGCTGGGGTTCGGGGTGATGCTGCCCTATTTCATCACCTTGGGCGACAGCGCCGACCTGACGTTGACGCCCTATGTCTCGGCCAGCCGCACCTCCACGCTGGGGCTGCGCTACCGGCAGGCCTTCGTGAACGGCGCCGCCGAGATCAACGGCGCGATCTCGGACGACGACCTGGCCTCGGGGACGCGCGGCTATCTGTTCGCGAACGCCGCCTTCCGGCTTCCCCGCGATTACCTGCTGGGGCTGCAGCTTCAGACCGCCTCGGACCGCGCCTACCTGCTGGATTACGACATCACCGACGCCGACCGGCTGTGGAGCGGGGTGACGCTGGACCGCGTCGCCCGCGACCGGCTGGTGACTGCCCGCGTCGGCCGCTACGAGGCCCTTCGCGACGAGGAGGACAACGCGGCATTCCCCGACCTTGTCGCCGACGCGCTGTGGGAACGGCGGTTCCGCCCTGCGCTGATCGGCGGCGAGGGCGGGGTGCAACTGTCCGTCCACGCCCATCGGCGCCGCTCGGGCGAGGACATCGAGGGCCGCGACATGGCCCGCGGCTCGGCCCGGCTGGACTGGCAGCGCAACGAGATCCTGCCCCTTGGGATCGTCGCGGCGATGCAGGGGCGGCTGGACGCGGACCTTTACCGCATCCGCGACGACAGCCGCTTCGACGCGACCGAGGCCCGCGCGACCCCGGTCGGCGCCATTGAGCTGCGCTGGCCGCTGTTGTCGCGGGGCGGCCCGGCCGCGAACCTGCTGGAACCCGTGCTGCAGGCCGTCTGGTCGCCGGAACTGGACAACGAGGACGAGGTGCCGAACGAGGATTCCCGCCTGATCGAGTTCGACGAGGGGAACCTGTTTTCTCTGGACCGCCTGCCCGGCCGCGATGCGGTGGAAGGGGGTCTGCGGGCGAACCTCGGGCTGACATGGACGCGGATCGACCCGGCGGGCTGGTCCTTGGGGGTGACGGCGGGCCGGGTGCTGCGCAACGACCCGGACCCCGCCTTTGAACGCGGCGGCGAGGTGCTGTCCGGCCGCCAGTCCGACTGGCTGCTGTCCGCGACCTATTCCGATTCCAGCGGCCTTGCCGTCGCCAACCGGGCGCTGTTCGACAGCGACCTGTCGATCCACCGCGACGAGCTGCGCGTGGGCTGGCTGCGCCCCGGCCTCGAACTCTCCGCGGGCTATCTGTGGATCGACGCCCGGACCGAGGAAGGCCGCCCGCGCGACGTGTCCGAACTGACCGCCACCACCGGCTGGCAGGTGGCCCAAGGCTGGCGCGCGACGGCCGAGACCCGCTACGACTTTGCCGCCGACCGGGCGCAGAAGGCGGAACTGGGGCTGGAATACCGCAACGAATGCGTGACGGTGGACCTGTCGGTGTCGCGCCGCTTCACCTCGTCGGACACGGTTCGGGCCGACACGGACGTAGGGCTGTCGGTGCGGCTGGGCGGCTTCGGGCGCTCGCGCGCCGATGGCGTGGCGACGGTGGCGCGGCGGTCCTGCCTGCGCTAG
- the lptG gene encoding LPS export ABC transporter permease LptG yields the protein MILQRYVAQRFLRQFLLVTAVFVAILFLIDIVEQIRRFGGDDIGLAGAAGLSALNITEGVYAILPLIALLAGIALFLGLSRSSEMVAIRAAGRSGLRIVAAPVITAVVLGAILVSVMNPMVAATTKRYDEAAARANGEVPQAVSLGRGAVWLRQGVPAGSAGTGPEGGQIVIRASRASADATTLYNATFLVFDATQGPVRRIVAQSARLINGAWALTGVKEWRLGSANPESAALALPGMTLPTELTAARIRDGFGAPEAIPFWQLPDFIEGLERAGFSALRHKVWLMMEIARPFLMGAMVMVAAVFTMRPMRGRRSGMLVLTAFITGVGLFFLRNLTQVLGEAGEVPPAFAAFAPPLIAALLALTALLRLEE from the coding sequence ATGATCCTGCAACGCTATGTCGCCCAACGCTTCCTGCGGCAATTTCTGCTGGTGACGGCAGTCTTCGTGGCGATCCTCTTCCTCATCGACATCGTCGAGCAGATCCGCCGCTTCGGCGGCGACGACATCGGCCTTGCGGGGGCGGCTGGCCTGTCGGCGCTGAACATCACCGAAGGCGTTTATGCGATCCTGCCGCTGATCGCCCTGCTTGCGGGCATCGCGCTGTTTCTGGGGCTGTCGCGCAGTTCGGAAATGGTGGCGATCCGCGCCGCCGGGCGGTCCGGGCTGCGCATCGTGGCCGCGCCCGTCATCACGGCGGTCGTCCTGGGCGCCATTCTCGTCAGCGTGATGAACCCGATGGTGGCAGCCACCACCAAGCGCTACGACGAGGCCGCCGCGCGGGCGAACGGAGAGGTGCCGCAGGCCGTCTCGCTGGGACGGGGCGCGGTCTGGCTGCGGCAGGGTGTGCCGGCGGGCTCGGCCGGGACCGGGCCCGAGGGCGGCCAGATCGTGATCCGCGCGAGCCGCGCCAGCGCCGACGCGACCACGCTTTACAACGCGACCTTTCTGGTCTTCGACGCGACCCAAGGCCCGGTCCGCCGCATCGTCGCGCAGTCGGCGCGGCTCATCAACGGCGCCTGGGCGCTGACCGGGGTGAAGGAATGGCGGCTCGGCAGCGCCAATCCCGAAAGCGCGGCGCTGGCCCTGCCCGGCATGACGCTGCCCACGGAACTGACCGCCGCGCGCATCCGCGACGGCTTCGGCGCACCCGAGGCGATCCCCTTCTGGCAGTTGCCCGATTTCATCGAAGGGCTGGAACGCGCGGGCTTTTCCGCCCTGCGCCACAAGGTCTGGCTGATGATGGAAATCGCCCGGCCCTTCCTGATGGGGGCGATGGTGATGGTCGCGGCCGTCTTCACCATGCGGCCGATGCGAGGGCGGCGCAGCGGGATGCTGGTGCTGACCGCCTTCATCACCGGCGTGGGGCTGTTCTTCCTGCGCAACCTGACGCAGGTTCTGGGAGAGGCCGGCGAGGTGCCGCCCGCCTTCGCCGCCTTCGCGCCCCCGCTGATCGCGGCGCTGCTGGCACTGACCGCCCTTCTGCGGCTGGAGGAATGA
- the lptF gene encoding LPS export ABC transporter permease LptF, giving the protein MTRIDRYMLSQFLTQFGFFALVLVSVYWINRAVRLFEQLIQDGQTALVVLEFTALTLPVVIALVLPVAAFAATAYGTNRLASESELTVMQAAGLSPWRLARPALVFGLLVGLMVAILAHGLVPMARARLAERQADIAENVSARFLRAGAFQHPGDGVTLFIGEIAPDGRLIDLFLEDARNPGSQTIYTAEEALVLRGETGPRLVMARGMVQTLRSAPGAEPRLSTTRFADLTYDIGALFSVTARRGRDLRDYSTPRLLNPDPEILSATGASAERARAEGHERLAQPLLAPVGALLGFSMLLLGGFSRFGVWRQVIWAVVALLFVHFLSTAAASRAAKAPESWPLLYVPAIAGAAMVMAALWVAARPRRLRGADQAEVGP; this is encoded by the coding sequence ATGACCCGGATCGACCGATACATGCTGTCGCAATTCCTGACCCAGTTCGGGTTCTTCGCGCTGGTGCTGGTGTCGGTCTACTGGATCAACCGCGCCGTGCGGCTGTTCGAGCAACTGATCCAGGATGGCCAGACCGCGCTGGTGGTGCTGGAATTCACGGCCCTGACCCTGCCCGTCGTGATCGCGCTGGTGCTGCCGGTGGCGGCCTTTGCGGCCACGGCCTACGGAACCAACCGGCTGGCGTCGGAATCCGAGCTGACGGTGATGCAGGCGGCAGGGCTGTCGCCCTGGCGGCTGGCGCGCCCGGCGCTGGTCTTCGGGCTTCTGGTCGGGCTGATGGTCGCGATCCTCGCCCATGGGCTGGTGCCCATGGCCCGCGCCCGGCTGGCCGAGCGGCAGGCCGACATCGCAGAAAACGTTTCCGCCCGCTTCCTGCGCGCAGGCGCCTTCCAGCATCCCGGCGACGGCGTGACCCTGTTCATCGGCGAGATCGCGCCCGACGGCCGCCTGATCGACCTGTTCCTGGAAGACGCGCGCAACCCAGGCAGCCAGACCATCTACACCGCCGAGGAGGCGCTGGTCCTGCGCGGCGAGACCGGCCCCCGGCTGGTGATGGCGCGGGGCATGGTCCAGACGCTGCGCAGCGCGCCGGGGGCCGAGCCGCGCCTGTCCACCACGCGCTTTGCCGACCTGACCTATGACATCGGCGCGCTGTTTTCCGTCACGGCGCGGCGCGGGCGCGACCTGCGCGACTATTCGACGCCCCGGCTGCTGAATCCAGACCCCGAGATCCTGTCCGCGACCGGCGCCTCGGCCGAGCGCGCGCGGGCGGAAGGGCACGAGCGGCTGGCGCAGCCTCTGCTCGCCCCGGTGGGGGCGCTGCTGGGCTTTTCCATGCTGCTTCTGGGCGGCTTCTCGCGTTTTGGCGTCTGGCGGCAGGTGATCTGGGCGGTGGTGGCGCTGCTCTTCGTGCATTTCCTGTCCACTGCCGCCGCCAGCCGCGCGGCGAAGGCGCCGGAAAGCTGGCCGCTGCTCTATGTGCCCGCGATTGCGGGCGCGGCTATGGTCATGGCGGCGCTGTGGGTGGCGGCCCGGCCGCGGCGGCTGCGCGGGGCGGACCAAGCCGAGGTCGGGCCATGA
- a CDS encoding leucyl aminopeptidase: MTHPVEIRFMPAADADLSEREGRLALIVGERDQLPKGLPGPVRKSLSRALGSKAWAEVKPGGAMEIAFPAGLAADAVQLVRLPRRADAALARKAGAAIGARMGKGEVTVVCDPRTPVADLTLGIALRGYDFPAYKSAPQAEAGAEETAGDLPAAAPQSTTHGAAPDARLNDAAGAEPEPGTTGKTAEPPQPEKARVTVLCADPEAAAREAQAGAALAEGVFFTRDLVNEPANVLTTTDFADRLLAMRELGLEVEVLDEDELARLGMRALLAVGQGSESPTKVVVMRWQGGGEEAPFAIVGKGVVFDTGGISIKPAQGMEEMTMDMGGAGVVAGVMRTLALRRAKANVVGLVGLVENMPDGRAQRPGDIVRSMKGNSIEVVNTDAEGRMVLADVLWYAQDRFQPAAVVNLATLTGAIIVALGHEKAGLFSNDDALAGDLLRAADATGEGLWRMPLGPAYDDLIKSRLADMKNSGGRPAGSITAAQFLQRFIRKGTPWAHLDIAGVALPPGETTLAPKGPTGWGVMTLDRLIRDRFEAE; this comes from the coding sequence ATGACCCATCCCGTCGAAATCCGTTTCATGCCCGCCGCCGACGCCGATCTTTCGGAACGCGAGGGGCGGCTTGCCCTGATCGTCGGCGAGCGCGACCAGTTGCCCAAGGGGCTGCCGGGCCCTGTCCGCAAGAGCCTGTCCCGCGCGCTGGGGTCGAAGGCATGGGCCGAGGTCAAGCCGGGCGGCGCAATGGAGATCGCCTTTCCGGCGGGCCTTGCCGCCGATGCGGTGCAGCTTGTCCGCCTGCCCCGCCGCGCCGATGCGGCGCTGGCGCGCAAGGCCGGGGCCGCCATCGGCGCCCGCATGGGCAAGGGCGAGGTCACGGTGGTCTGCGATCCGCGCACGCCGGTGGCCGACCTGACGCTGGGGATCGCGCTGCGCGGCTATGACTTTCCGGCCTACAAGTCCGCGCCGCAGGCCGAGGCCGGGGCCGAGGAGACCGCCGGCGACCTGCCCGCCGCCGCGCCGCAAAGCACCACCCACGGCGCCGCGCCCGACGCGCGGCTGAATGACGCCGCGGGTGCCGAACCCGAGCCGGGCACGACCGGAAAAACCGCCGAGCCGCCGCAGCCGGAAAAGGCCCGCGTCACCGTCCTCTGCGCCGACCCCGAGGCGGCGGCGCGCGAGGCACAGGCGGGGGCGGCGCTGGCCGAGGGCGTGTTCTTCACCCGCGATCTGGTGAACGAGCCCGCGAACGTCCTGACCACCACCGATTTCGCTGACCGCCTGCTGGCGATGCGCGAGCTTGGCCTTGAGGTCGAGGTGCTGGACGAGGACGAACTCGCGCGCCTCGGCATGCGGGCGCTGCTGGCGGTGGGGCAGGGGTCGGAAAGCCCCACCAAGGTCGTCGTCATGCGCTGGCAGGGCGGCGGGGAGGAAGCTCCCTTCGCGATCGTCGGCAAGGGCGTGGTCTTCGACACCGGCGGCATCTCCATCAAGCCCGCTCAGGGGATGGAGGAGATGACCATGGACATGGGCGGCGCGGGCGTCGTCGCAGGCGTCATGCGGACGCTGGCGCTGCGCCGGGCGAAAGCCAACGTCGTGGGCTTGGTCGGGCTGGTCGAGAACATGCCCGACGGCCGCGCTCAGCGGCCGGGCGACATCGTGCGCTCGATGAAGGGCAACAGCATCGAGGTCGTGAACACCGACGCCGAGGGGCGGATGGTGCTGGCCGATGTCCTCTGGTACGCGCAGGACCGCTTCCAGCCTGCGGCGGTGGTGAACCTCGCCACCCTGACGGGCGCGATCATCGTGGCGCTGGGGCATGAGAAGGCCGGACTGTTTTCCAACGACGACGCGCTGGCGGGGGATCTGCTGAGGGCGGCGGATGCCACGGGCGAGGGGCTGTGGCGGATGCCGCTGGGGCCGGCTTACGACGATCTCATCAAGTCGCGGCTGGCGGACATGAAGAACTCGGGCGGGCGGCCCGCGGGGTCCATCACCGCGGCGCAGTTCCTGCAGCGCTTCATCCGCAAGGGCACCCCTTGGGCGCATCTGGACATCGCGGGGGTGGCGCTGCCGCCGGGGGAAACCACGCTGGCGCCCAAGGGACCGACGGGCTGGGGGGTGATGACGCTCGACCGGCTGATCCGCGACCGGTTCGAGGCGGAATAA
- a CDS encoding DNA polymerase III subunit chi, producing the protein MGNALFYHLTRSTAEALVPSLAAKSRQAGWRVELRGTESARMARLDELLWQGDGFLPHGLAGGPHDALQPVLLTVAGQDEPPGADCLIAIDGAAIDPAECIRAQRVCVVFDGNDPAAVERARDQWRNLTGARVAAEYWSEAAGRWEKKR; encoded by the coding sequence TTGGGCAACGCGCTGTTCTATCACCTGACCCGCTCGACGGCCGAGGCGCTGGTGCCGTCGCTGGCGGCCAAGTCGCGGCAGGCCGGCTGGCGGGTGGAACTGCGCGGCACCGAATCCGCCCGCATGGCGCGGCTGGACGAGCTTCTGTGGCAGGGCGACGGCTTCCTGCCCCACGGCCTTGCGGGCGGGCCGCATGACGCGTTGCAGCCGGTGCTGCTGACCGTGGCCGGGCAGGACGAGCCGCCGGGCGCCGATTGCCTGATCGCAATCGACGGCGCGGCCATCGACCCGGCCGAATGTATTCGGGCACAACGGGTCTGCGTGGTCTTCGACGGCAACGACCCCGCGGCAGTAGAGCGCGCGCGGGATCAGTGGCGAAACCTGACGGGCGCAAGGGTTGCCGCGGAATACTGGTCCGAGGCCGCTGGGCGGTGGGAGAAGAAGCGGTGA
- a CDS encoding TIGR02281 family clan AA aspartic protease: MSVDPARLMFLLLLVFALGGFVVVEFRRNAGSTSRAVMAWTLIFVAVIAAAGLWEDIRRQVLPRQAMVSPTRIEVPIGPDGHFHLTAELNGVPVRFVVDTGASSMALSPRDAERVGIDLDRLAFAGQARTANGLVPTATVRLDSVAIGDIVDQNVPAIVIRGEVDRSLLGMDYLGRFARVGFEGGTLVLER, translated from the coding sequence ATGAGCGTCGATCCCGCCCGACTGATGTTCCTGCTGCTGCTGGTCTTCGCGCTGGGTGGGTTCGTGGTGGTCGAGTTCCGCCGCAACGCCGGCTCGACCTCGCGCGCGGTGATGGCCTGGACGCTGATCTTCGTCGCAGTGATCGCGGCGGCCGGCCTGTGGGAGGACATCCGCCGGCAGGTCCTGCCCCGCCAGGCGATGGTCAGCCCGACCCGGATCGAGGTGCCCATCGGGCCGGACGGCCATTTCCACCTGACGGCCGAGCTGAACGGCGTGCCCGTGCGCTTTGTCGTGGATACCGGAGCGTCGTCCATGGCGCTCAGCCCGCGCGATGCGGAACGGGTGGGCATCGACCTTGACCGGCTGGCCTTCGCCGGTCAGGCGCGCACCGCGAACGGGCTGGTGCCGACCGCCACGGTGCGGCTGGACAGCGTGGCCATCGGCGACATCGTGGACCAGAACGTCCCCGCCATCGTGATCCGGGGCGAGGTGGATCGCTCGCTTCTGGGGATGGACTACCTCGGCAGATTCGCCCGCGTGGGCTTCGAGGGCGGCACGCTGGTGCTGGAACGCTGA
- the tatB gene encoding Sec-independent protein translocase protein TatB yields MLDVGWTELLLIGVVALIVIGPKDLPVMFHTLGRILSRARGMAREFSSAMEDAARASGVQEATKELRDLQKLTSTKSMGLDALGRAADKFEKWDPLQPVREGKEGKSAIPDPSAPKPPKPEAKADPAPAASAPGGEEKVVAPAAPPATGAPSAEAPQPGARRLHAVRRTDRS; encoded by the coding sequence ATGCTGGATGTCGGCTGGACCGAGCTTCTGCTGATCGGGGTGGTGGCGCTTATCGTCATCGGCCCCAAGGATCTGCCGGTGATGTTTCACACGCTTGGCCGCATCCTGTCGCGTGCCCGTGGCATGGCGCGCGAATTCTCCTCGGCGATGGAGGACGCGGCAAGAGCCTCGGGCGTGCAGGAGGCCACCAAGGAATTGCGCGACCTGCAGAAGCTGACCAGCACCAAGTCGATGGGCCTGGACGCGCTGGGCCGCGCCGCCGACAAGTTCGAGAAATGGGACCCGCTGCAGCCGGTGCGCGAGGGGAAGGAGGGCAAGTCCGCCATACCCGATCCTTCCGCGCCGAAGCCCCCGAAGCCTGAGGCCAAGGCGGACCCCGCCCCCGCAGCTTCCGCCCCCGGGGGGGAGGAGAAGGTCGTGGCCCCCGCCGCGCCGCCCGCCACCGGCGCACCCTCGGCCGAGGCGCCACAACCCGGCGCCCGCCGGCTGCACGCCGTCCGCCGCACCGACCGGAGCTGA
- the tatC gene encoding twin-arginine translocase subunit TatC — translation MAQRPDDIDDSSAPLIEHLAELRTRLIWSVMAFVGAAILCYFVWKPIFDFLTHPICGALAKRGQECGLIMLKVQEGFFLAMQIAMFGGFILAFPVIAYQLWRFIAPGLYRSEKNAFLPFLVASPVMFMIGGAFAYYIILPWAFDFFLGFQSGPLDLPDDPTVPVATDDRMAGIVFQGSISEYLSLTTKFVLAFGLSFQLPVALTLMGKAGLVSAAGLASMRRYAVVLILILAAMVTPPDVISQLVLFTVIYALYEVAIQLVKRIEAKREAQLRAEGLWVDVDDD, via the coding sequence TTGGCCCAACGTCCTGACGACATCGACGACAGTTCCGCCCCGCTGATCGAGCATCTGGCCGAGCTTCGCACCCGCCTGATCTGGTCGGTGATGGCTTTTGTCGGTGCCGCCATCCTGTGCTATTTCGTCTGGAAGCCGATCTTCGACTTCCTGACCCATCCGATCTGCGGGGCGCTGGCCAAGCGCGGGCAGGAATGCGGGCTGATCATGCTGAAGGTGCAGGAAGGCTTCTTCCTGGCCATGCAGATCGCCATGTTCGGTGGCTTCATTCTCGCCTTCCCGGTGATCGCCTATCAACTGTGGCGCTTCATCGCGCCGGGGCTTTATCGTTCGGAAAAGAACGCCTTCCTGCCCTTCCTGGTCGCCTCGCCGGTGATGTTCATGATCGGCGGCGCCTTCGCCTATTACATCATCCTGCCTTGGGCCTTCGATTTCTTCCTGGGCTTCCAGAGCGGCCCGCTGGACCTGCCCGACGATCCAACCGTCCCGGTCGCCACCGACGACCGGATGGCGGGCATCGTCTTCCAAGGCTCGATCAGCGAATACCTGTCGCTGACGACCAAGTTCGTGCTGGCTTTCGGCCTGTCGTTCCAACTGCCGGTGGCGCTGACGCTGATGGGCAAGGCGGGGCTGGTGTCGGCAGCGGGGCTTGCCTCCATGCGGCGCTATGCGGTGGTGCTGATCCTCATACTGGCCGCCATGGTCACGCCGCCGGATGTCATCAGCCAGCTTGTGCTGTTCACGGTGATCTACGCGCTTTACGAGGTCGCTATCCAGCTTGTGAAACGCATCGAAGCGAAACGAGAGGCGCAGTTGCGCGCGGAAGGGCTGTGGGTCGATGTTGATGACGACTGA
- a CDS encoding ATP-binding protein: protein MTTDPALTRIADALDRLSPPPAPSPSFTEAEAYVWHTGPDRLDPVRRVNRVPLDQLVGIDRARDTLLANTLQFARGHAANNALLWGARGMGKSSLVKAVHAEAVAQGLPLVLVEIARDDLDSVGRLLAILADSDRRFVLFADDLSFSGDDAQYKSLKAVLDGGLAGRPPNVVLYATSNRRHLMPRDMIDNERATAIHPGEAVEEKVSLSDRFGLWLGFHTCGQDEYLAMIQGYCAAYGLKVDPATLRAEAIEWQATRGARSGRVAWQFFTDLAGRRGLSL from the coding sequence ATGACGACTGATCCCGCGCTGACGCGGATCGCCGATGCGCTGGACCGCCTGTCGCCGCCGCCTGCACCGTCCCCCAGCTTCACCGAGGCCGAGGCCTATGTCTGGCACACCGGCCCTGACCGGCTTGACCCCGTTCGCCGCGTGAACCGGGTGCCGCTGGATCAACTGGTCGGCATTGACCGCGCCCGCGACACCCTTCTGGCCAACACGCTGCAATTCGCCCGCGGCCATGCGGCGAACAACGCGCTTCTGTGGGGTGCGCGGGGGATGGGAAAATCCTCGCTGGTCAAGGCCGTCCATGCCGAGGCGGTGGCGCAGGGCCTGCCGCTGGTGCTGGTGGAAATCGCCCGCGACGACCTCGATTCGGTCGGGCGGCTGCTGGCGATCCTGGCCGACAGCGACCGGCGTTTCGTCCTGTTTGCGGATGACCTGTCGTTTTCCGGCGACGACGCGCAATACAAGTCCCTGAAGGCGGTGCTGGATGGCGGCCTTGCCGGGCGCCCGCCGAACGTGGTGCTTTATGCGACCTCGAACCGGCGTCACCTGATGCCGCGCGACATGATCGACAATGAACGCGCGACCGCCATCCACCCCGGCGAGGCGGTCGAGGAAAAAGTCTCGCTGTCCGACCGCTTCGGCCTGTGGCTTGGGTTCCACACCTGCGGGCAGGACGAATACCTGGCGATGATCCAGGGCTATTGCGCCGCCTACGGGCTCAAGGTCGATCCCGCCACCCTGCGGGCGGAGGCCATCGAGTGGCAGGCCACGCGCGGGGCGCGCTCTGGCCGGGTTGCCTGGCAATTCTTCACCGATCTGGCGGGGCGCAGGGGGCTGTCGCTCTAA
- a CDS encoding FliM/FliN family flagellar motor switch protein, translating into MQAAAENGKAPAGGSALRRHVAAAGARRAAAGAASEAAALPISTGRGLDRIVAGAIGRAADRVHGLRLFFDRLDYDRAALAELAELFPERALISVVEGPGEALGVVAICPGLLGAVIEMQATGRISARAPSVRRPTRADGLICADLINACLSELGEELVLPPDGEGLRGFRYASFLEDPRPLELMLEDGSFHLVQARLRAGETGQRDGRILIALPARPEPAARPATAMAVDKPALAPAGASAAATLSEAVRAAPIDLAGILCRRMISLGELRGLMPGDMIALPPHVLANASLETATGQVLFRGKLGELAGRHALRLTRDAEKPAVPEPAARDQGAGALTGPIHRDAGEPPIADLDAPDEFRHGDMASLPLKAG; encoded by the coding sequence ATGCAGGCCGCGGCAGAAAACGGGAAAGCGCCGGCGGGCGGATCGGCTCTGCGCCGCCATGTTGCGGCCGCGGGGGCGCGCCGGGCCGCTGCAGGTGCCGCATCCGAAGCGGCCGCCCTGCCAATTTCCACGGGACGCGGGCTGGACCGGATCGTCGCCGGGGCGATCGGTCGGGCGGCGGATCGGGTCCACGGACTGCGCCTGTTCTTCGATCGGCTGGACTATGACCGGGCCGCCCTGGCCGAACTGGCCGAGCTTTTCCCCGAACGGGCGCTGATTTCTGTCGTCGAGGGGCCGGGCGAAGCCCTGGGGGTCGTCGCAATCTGCCCCGGCCTTCTCGGCGCGGTGATCGAGATGCAGGCCACAGGCCGCATCTCGGCCCGTGCGCCCTCGGTGCGGCGGCCGACACGGGCCGATGGCCTGATCTGCGCCGATCTCATCAACGCCTGTCTTTCCGAACTGGGCGAGGAACTTGTCCTGCCGCCCGATGGAGAGGGACTGCGCGGTTTCCGCTACGCGAGCTTCCTTGAGGACCCCCGCCCGCTTGAGTTGATGCTGGAGGACGGCAGCTTCCATCTTGTGCAGGCCCGGCTTCGCGCCGGCGAGACCGGCCAGCGCGACGGCCGCATCCTCATCGCGCTGCCGGCGCGGCCAGAACCCGCCGCGCGTCCCGCGACTGCCATGGCAGTGGACAAACCCGCACTGGCCCCCGCAGGAGCTTCCGCCGCGGCGACCTTGTCCGAGGCGGTCCGCGCGGCTCCGATCGACCTTGCGGGGATTCTCTGCCGCCGCATGATCTCGCTGGGGGAACTGCGAGGGCTGATGCCGGGCGACATGATCGCCCTGCCGCCGCATGTGCTGGCGAATGCCAGTCTTGAGACGGCAACGGGCCAGGTGCTGTTCCGCGGCAAGCTGGGCGAGCTTGCAGGCCGACACGCCCTGCGCCTGACACGCGATGCAGAGAAACCGGCCGTCCCCGAACCAGCCGCCAGGGATCAGGGTGCCGGCGCATTGACCGGGCCGATCCACCGGGATGCTGGTGAGCCGCCGATCGCCGACCTGGACGCGCCCGACGAGTTCCGGCACGGCGACATGGCATCGCTGCCCCTGAAAGCCGGCTGA